One window of the Ananas comosus cultivar F153 linkage group 21, ASM154086v1, whole genome shotgun sequence genome contains the following:
- the LOC109726524 gene encoding uncharacterized protein LOC109726524 — protein sequence MVLGLRSKAKRGAAIRVDYSVHIHEIRPWPPSQSLKTLKSAVLQWENGNRSSGSTNPAVPSLGSTPSEGKIEFNESFKVQVNLLKDNSAKGTAFQKSLLELNLYEPRRDKTVRGQHLGGAVIDLAEHGVLKEAVSVSAPVSCKRSFRNTVQPMIYVKIQPFDQDGGSSTSSKESLSKEASLDKDGKDSVSALMNEEYAEEEEELEIEAFTDDDESLDSSHGNSNSASDLKAELPVQTRNEEQEHHKSTSVATSENLEVRNEETAVILESVPTKEEFESPTTSLDLYGAVTDQDGHGTELPSDDACTNTENLDSDACHSGGTKEIDSASPLETSVNLEEENGFSSKNKEIIETDDLIREIHKTKVDYSSKENDIEETIDKKDIGGISDIDDDTQMELSDVASTKIEDGNDKDGKDQESRNVSENMANGSYADNGDTETNIEEKQMLNGSADAVEEHSIEVQQIIGSPDNSSVAWGVTLEQSPETQQLNFPQDTHKRTFSYDLAASNRSFLGGRVPSTLTTDRARSLRYSMRSPSNLKGIGTYALSYQYREDVKEIDAQNDEQNSETDDQEKANSSPDKAEPVRRIVRNGVSNSEVREMELRVELLESELRESAAIEIGLYSVIPEHGSSAHKVHTPARRLSRLYIHALKHWSRERRGNAARSAASGLVLVAKACGNDVPRLTYWLSNSVVLRAIVSQITKESEVGQSNGTDSAENGYVASHMKKSSPLKWESGTRKKAKHFAEDFADWEDPNTFIAALEKIEIWIFSRLVESVWWQTLAPHMQLTREGNESKIVSHVRKVNGRGPFVDDLQQAILSIEIWKQAFKDASERLCPLRAGGHECGCLPMLCRLVMEQCVARLDVAMFNAILRESDDDIPTDPMSDPISNPHVLPIPSGKSSFGAGAQLKNAVGNWSRWLTDLFGMDADDSPQDENRQDDDRVDADASFKSFNLLNALSDLLMLPKDMLLEKSIRKEVCPTFSSSIIKQILENFQPDEFCPDPVPLNVFEALESEDHWHSGEEGIRNIPCTASPIIYSPPSVASVESVIGDVRRPQLRRIGSSVVRKSYTSDDELEELDSPLNLIADKSSTPSPKPKGRTSSHCIRYQLLHEVWRDDD from the exons ATGGTGCTGGGCCTCAGATCCAAGGCCAAGAGAGGCGCGGCGATCCGCGTGGATTACTCCGTCCACATTCACGAAATCCGGCCGTGGCCGCCGTCGCAATCGCTGAAAACCCTAAAATCCGCAGTTCTCCAATGGGAGAACGGCAACCGCAGCTCCGGGTCGACGAATCCGGCCGTGCCCTCTCTCGGATCGACTCCTAGCGAGGGGAAGATCGAATTCAATGAGTCCTTCAAAGTCCAAGTCAATTTGTTGAAGGACAACTCCGCCAAAG GTACAGCATTTCAGAAGAGCTTGCTCGAATTGAACTTATACGAGCCTCGAAGGGATAAGACTGTGAGGGGCCAGCATTTGGGAGGTGCGGTTATAGACTTGGCGGAGCACGGGGTTCTCAAGGAAGCAGTGAGTGTCAGTGCGCCGGTTAGCTGCAAGAGGAGTTTCAGGAACACGGTGCAGCCGATGATCTACGTGAAGATCCAGCCGTTTGACCAGGACGGGGGGTCAAGCACGTCGTCGAAGGAGAGCCTGTCGAAGGAGGCCTCGTTGGATAAGGATGGGAAAGACTCCGTCTCGGCTCTGATGAACGAGGAGTAcgcggaggaggaagaggaattGGAGATCGAGGCTTTTACGGACGACGACGAGTCTTTGGACTCATCGCATGGGAACTCAAATTCTGCCTCAGATTTGAAAGCGGAGCTGCCTGTTCAGACTCGCAACGAAGAACAGGAACATCACAAG AGTACATCGGTGGCAACAAGTGAGAATTTGGAGGTTAGAAATGAAGAAACGGCCGTAATTTTGGAATCTGTGCCGACAAAAGAGGAATTTGAATCGCCAACCACATCTTTGGATCTCTATGGAGCTGTCACGGATCAAGACGGGCATGGAACCGAATTGCCATCGGACGATGCATGCACCAATACAGAGAATTTGGATAGTGATGCTTGTCATTCTGGCGGAACTAAGGAGATTGATTCGGCTTCACCATTAGAAACTTCTGTGAATTTAGAGGAGGAAAATGGATTTAGTAGCAAAAACAAGGAGATTATTGAGACGGATGATTTGATTAGAGAAATCCATAAGACAAAAGTAGATTACAGCAGTAAAGAAAATGACATAGAGGAAACAATAGATAAGAAGGATATTGGTGGAATCTCTGACATAGATGATGATACTCAAATGGAACTGTCAGACGTTGCTAGCACAAAAATTGAAGACGGTAATGATAAAGACGGCAAAGACCAAGAGAGCAGAAATGTGTCGGAAAATATGGCAAATGGTAGTTATGCAGATAATGGAGATACAGAGACAAATATTGAAGAGAAACAAATGTTAAATGGGTCGGCTGACGCAGTTGAAGAACATTCTATTGAAGTTCAACAAATAATCGGTAGTCCCGATAATAGCTCTGTTGCATGGGGTGTAACTCTAGAGCAAAGTCCAGAAACTCAGCAGCTAAATTTTCCACAGGATACTCATAAAAGAACATTTTCTTATGATTTAGCTGCATCTAACCGGAGTTTTCTTGGTGGAAGGGTTCCTAGCACATTGACAACTGATAGAGCAAGGAGTCTTAGATACTCGATGAGGTCACCGTCAAACTTGAAGGGAATTGGCACATATGCACTGAGTTATCAGTACAGGGAAGACGTGAAGGAAATCGATGCCCAAAATGATGAACAAAATAGTGAAACGGATGACCAGGAAAAGGCAAACTCAAGTCCAGATAAGGCAGAACCTGTTCGTAGAATTGTTAGGAATGGCGTTTCAAACAGTGAAGTACGAGAAATGGAACTTAGGGTAGAATTGCTTGAATCAGAGTTGAGAGAATCTGCTGCTATTGAGATAGGGCTTTATTCTGTAATTCCAGAGCACGGTAGCTCAGCACACAAGGTCCATACGCCGGCTCGGCGGCTTTCGAGGCTATATATTCATGCGTTGAAACATTGGTCGAGAGAAAGGAGGGGAAATGCAGCAAGAAGTGCTGCCTCTGGGCTAGTTTTGGTTGCAAAAGCATGTGGAAATGACGTTCCAAG GTTGACCTACTGGTTATCAAATTCAGTAGTGCTAAGAGCAATCGTCTCTCAAATAACTAAAGAGTCGGAGGTAGGCCAAAGTAATGGCACTGACTCTGCGGAAAATGGGTATGTAGCATCACATATGAAAAAATCATCTCCGCTAAAATGGGAATCTGGCACTCGCAAGAAAGCAAAGCACTTCGCTGAAGATTTCGCTGATTGGGAAGATCCCAACACATTCATAGCTGCATTAGAAAAGATCGAAATCTGGATATTCTCTCGACTTGTCGAGTCTGTGTGGTGGCAG ACTCTGGCACCGCATATGCAGTTGACTCGTGAGGGTAATGAATCAAAGATAGTTTCACACGTGAGGAAAGTCAATGGACGGGGACCATTTGTGGACGATCTACAGCAGGCAATTTTATCAATAGAAATTTGGAAGCAAGCTTTTAAGGATGCCTCCGAAAGGCTTTGCCCTTTAAGAGCAGGAGGTCACGAGTGTGGGTGCTTGCCTATGCTTTGTAGATTG GTCATGGAACAGTGTGTAGCAAGACTTGATGTGGCCATGTTCAATGCTATTTTACGTGAATCGGATGATGATATCCCCACCGACCCAATGTCTGACCCGATTAGCAATCCCCATGTTCTCCCTATCCCATCTGGAAAATCAAGTTTCGGTGCTGGTGCTCAACTGAAAAATGCT GTTGGTAATTGGTCTAGATGGTTGACTGACCTGTTCGGAATGGATGCGGATGACTCGCCTCAAGATGAGAATCGACAAGACGATGATAGGGTTGATGCTGATGCTTCTTTCAAATCATTCAACCTTTTGAATGCATTGAGTGATCTTCTAATGCTCCCAAAGGACATGCTTTTGGAGAAGTCTATCAGGAAGGAG GTATGCCCAACTTTTAGTTCATCGATTATCAAACAGATCCTGGAAAACTTTCAGCCAGATGAGTTTTGCCCTGATCCAGTGCCCCTCAATGTGTTTGAAGCCTTGGAATCTGAG